A genomic segment from Drosophila miranda strain MSH22 chromosome 3, D.miranda_PacBio2.1, whole genome shotgun sequence encodes:
- the LOC117185824 gene encoding uncharacterized protein LOC117185824 produces the protein MTFRAQPRCDDFDVIGAVPRDLSVIKNFLKRDCAVKRLIDIEEDFLQECVDRGGDPLKPKNQQQQKKTNGNGSANVNGHDTTKDPHTVPNYCDPCERLKTSVVLEELTKPATTNPVYNQMQSTYFDEETVMGTSLPVKFRFRRKANGNDVEKSSNLMCTSTTNTNVVVLTNCCDIMVWPSQRVAQMNRVPVTMISGPGDLTEYMLEEETIM, from the exons ATGACCTTCCGTGCCCAGCCGCGCTGCGATGATTTCGACGTGATTGGCGCCGTTCCGCGCGACTTGTCCGTCATCAAGAACTTCCTGAAGCGGGATTGCGCCGTCAAGCGGCTGATAGACATCGAAGAAGACTTCCTTCAGGAGTGTGTGGATCGTGGCGGTGATCCTTTGAAGCCCAagaatcagcagcagcaaaagaaAACGAATGGCAATGGGAGTGCGAATGTGAACGGGCACGACACGACAAAAGATCCCCACACGGTCCCCAACTACTGTGATCCCTGCGAGCGGCTCAAGACATCGGTAGTGCTGGAGGAG TTAACGAAGCCAGCGACCACCAATCCGGTGTACAACCAGATGCAGTCGACGTATTTCGACGAGGAGACCGTGATGGGCACTTCCCTGCCCGTAAAGTTCCGTTTTCGGCGCAAGGCCAACGGAAACGACGTGGAGAAGAGCAGCAACCTGATGTGCACCTCCACGACCAACACGAACGTTGTCGTCCTCACCAACTGTTGCGACATCATGGTGTGGCCTAGCCAGCGGGTAGCCCAGATGAACAGAGTACCCGTGACTATGATTTCGGGGCCCGGCGACCTCACGGAGTACATGCTGGAGGAGGAGACCATCATGTGA
- the LOC108159873 gene encoding uncharacterized protein LOC108159873, whose product MSSNHRPLDASDIQLIQTIRETPSLYDPQLPSFRLSQRKEEDWAKVAEKLRISTIDARRRWTCLRDRYSRELKQMRLHPTSEFGRNDFFNQMDFLRQFVRKRRERNRRDQTPTGWLKVDMRRNKLMKMSTETDTLIEDSHVYEETDEHNYDTKLEVQTSHSETYSVLVEADDGQEPEQESFEEDFIGDEHKTMDSTTTTSPHADDAAHPTQGDINYMVCMPSMSQERKHLSQESLAPTMAMPTMTETEDDYFCKSVAAYLRQLSRVHKIKAKVEMFQILEKYIMLEEERRGVVSGSRPGSG is encoded by the coding sequence ATGAGTTCCAACCATCGACCCCTGGACGCATCGGATATCCAGCTGATACAGACTATAAGAGAAACGCCCTCGCTGTATGATCCGCAGCTCCCCTCTTTTCGGCTCTCGCAGCGCAAAGAGGAGGACTGGGCGAAAGTGGCAGAAAAGTTGAGAATTTCTACTATAGATGCTCGGCGGCGTTGGACCTGTTTACGAGATCGCTATTCGCGGGAGCTAAAACAGATGCGTCTCCATCCAACCAGCGAATTCGGCCGCAATGATTTCTTCAATCAAATGGATTTTCTGCGGCAATTTGTAAGAAAGCGGCGCGAGCGCAACAGAAGAGATCAGACACCTACTGGTTGGCTCAAAGTGGACATGAGGAGAAACAAACTAATGAAGATGTCGACCGAAACGGACACCCTGATTGAGGATTCGCATGTTTACGAGGAGACCGATGAGCACAATTACGATACTAAGCTAGAAGTGCAGACATCGCACTCCGAGACGTACTCTGTGCTAGTGGAGGCCGATGATGGTCAAGAGCCCGAGCAGGAGAGTTTCGAGGAAGACTTCATTGGGGATGAGCACAAGACAATGGACTCAACGACCACAACCTCTCCTCACGCCGATGACGCAGCCCACCCCACCCAGGGCGACATCAACTACATGGTCTGCATGCCCAGCATGAGTCAAGAACGGAAGCATCTTTCCCAAGAGTCACTAGCTCCGACTATGGCCATGCCAACAATGACAGAGACCGAGGACGATTACTTCTGTAAATCTGTGGCTGCCTATCTGCGGCAGCTGTCGCGGGTGCACAAGATCAAGGCCAAGGTGGAGATGTTCCAAATACTGGAGAAATACATTATGCTCGAGGAGGAGAGACGAGGCGTGGTATCGGGCTCGAGACCAGGGTCGGGGTGA
- the LOC108159871 gene encoding general transcription and DNA repair factor IIH helicase subunit XPD yields MKISIDGLLVYFPYEYIYPEQYAYMLELKRTLDAKGHCLLEMPSGTGKTATLLSLIVAYMIEHPETIRKLIYCSRTVPEIEKVIAELQNLMVYYERECVKPPAMTGLVLSSRKNLCIHPEVSKEREGKAVDGKCYGLTASYIRDKHELDTDTPICQYFEGFSLEGKESTLPIGIYSLDDLKEYGRSRNWCPYFLARYAISHAQIVVYSYHYLLDPKIAQVVSKEMTRESCVVFDEAHNIDNVCIDSMSVKINRRTVERSTNALNQLTKLVQDIREEDTNRLNEEYQRMVQGLKDASVQRETDMIMANPVLPNDVLTEVVPGNIRNADHFLSFLRRFIEFIKTRLRVHHVVQESPAGFLKDISAKICIERKPLRFCAERLSSLLRTLEITDMTEYGALTLITHFATLVSTYTKGFTIIIEPFDDKTPTVSNPILHFSCLDSSIAMAPVFSRFQTVVITSGTLSPMDMYPKILDFDPVVMSSFTMTLARPCLLPMIVSKGNDQVTISSKFETREDTAVIRNYGQLLVEVAKTVPDGVVCFFTSYLYLESVVASWYDQGIVDTLLRYKLLFIETQDNAETSYALMNYVKACDCGRGAVLLAVARGKVSEGVDFDHHYGRAVLMFGIPYVYTQSRILKARLDYLRDQFQIRENDFLTFDAMRHAAQCVGRALRGKTDYGIMIFADKRFSRQDKRSRLPKWIQEHLVDSFCNLSTEEAVQLARRWLRRMAQPFSREDQLGISLLTLAQLENMEQEKLERQAQGKEGVGGQVQEL; encoded by the exons ATGAA GATTAGTATTGACGGCTTGCTCGTCTACTTCCCGTACGAATACATCTACCCGGAACAGTATGCGTACATGCTGGAACTCAAGCGAACCCTGGACGCCAAGGGGCACTGCCTGTTGGAGATGCCCTCGGGCACGGGCAAGACGGCAACGCTGCTCTCGCTGATTGTGGCTTACATGATAGAGCATCCAGAGACGATTCGCAAGCTAATTTACTGCTCCCGCACAGTGCCCGAAATCGAGAAAGTAATAGCCGAGCTGCAGAATCTGATGGTCTACTATGAGCGGGAATGTGTGAAGCCACCCGCCATGACCGGCCTGGTGCTGAGCTCTCGCAAGAACTTGTGCATCCATCCGGAGGTAAGCAAGGAGCGCGAGGGCAAGGCTGTGGACGGGAAATGCTATGGCCTCACGGCCAgctacatacgcgataagcaTGAGTTGGACACCGATACGCCCATCT GTCAGTACTTTGAGGGCTTCAGTCTGGAGGGCAAGGAGTCCACCCTGCCCATTGGCATCTACAGCCTGGATGATCTCAAGGAATATGGACGCTCGCGCAACTGGTGTCCCTACTTCCTGGCCCGCTATGCC ATTTCCCATGCCCAAATTGTGGTGTACAGCTATCATTATCTGCTGGATCCGAAGATCGCGCAGGTTGTATCCAAGGAAATGACGCGCGAGTCCTGTGTGGTCTTCGATGAGGCCCACAACATCGACAACGTTTGCATTGATTCGATGAGTGTAAAGATAAACAGACGTACAGTGGAGCGCAGTACGAACGCGTTAAATCAGCTGACCAAATTGGTGCAGGA CATTCGAGAAGAGGACACAAACCGTCTCAACGAGGAGTACCAGCGGATGGTACAGGGCCTGAAAGATGCCAGCGTCCAACGAGAGACGGACATGATTATGGCCAATCCTGTTCTGCCCAACGATGTGCTGACCGAGGTGGTACCTGGCAACATACGCAATGCGGACCACTTTCTCAGCTTTCTGCGTCGCTTCATTGAGTTCATTAAAACGCGACTGCGCGTCCATCACGTGGTGCAGGAGTCCCCAGCCGGCTTCCTCAAGGATATATCCGCTAAAATATGCATTGAACGCAAGCCGTTGCGCTTTTGTGCCGAACGCCTGTCCAGTCTGCTGCGCACTCTCGAGATTACCGACATGACGGAGTACGGAGCGCTGACTCTG ATCACACATTTTGCCACACTAGTTTCCACCTACACCAAGGGTTTCACCATTATCATAGAGCCCTTTGACGATAAGACACCCACTGTATCGAATCCAATACTGCACTTCAGTTGTCTGGACTCCTCCATTGCCATGGCTCCGGTTTTCTCCCGCTTTCAAACCGTTGTCATCACCTCAGGCACCCTGTCTCCGATGGACATGTACCCGAAGATACTCGACTTTGATCCCGTGGTCATGAGCAGCTTCACCATGACACTGGCTCGTCCCTGCCTTCTCCCCATG ATTGTATCCAAGGGCAACGATCAGGTGACTATTTCCTCCAAGTTCGAGACTCGGGAAGATACAGCTGTCATCCGGAACTACGGTCAGCTGCTGGTGGAGGTGGCTAAAACAGTTCCCGATGGCGTTGTCTGTTTCTTTACCTCATATCTGTACCTGGAGTCCGTTGTGGCTTCCTGGTACGATCAGGGCATTGTCGACACCCTGCTGCGCTACAAACTGCTATTCATCGAGACCCAGGACAATGCCGAGACCAGCTATGCTTTGATGAACTATGTTAAG GCCTGCGATTGTGGTCGCGGCGCCGTGCTGCTGGCTGTGGCGCGTGGCAAGGTCTCGGAGGGTGTGGATTTCGACCATCATTATGGTCGCGCTGTGCTCATGTTCGGCATCCCCTATGTGTACACGCAGTCGCGCATTCTCAAGGCCCGCCTCGACTACCTGCGCGATCAGTTTCAGATACGTGAGAACGACTTTCTGACCTTTGATGCGATGCGGCATGCAGCGCAATGTGTGGGTCGGGCGTTGCGCGGGAAGACGGACTATGGCATCATGATCTTTGCGGACAAGCGCTTCTCGCGCCAGGACAAGCGCTCCCGTCTGCCCAAATGGATACAGGAGCATCTGGTCGACAGCTTCTGCAACCTGAGCACAGAGGAAGCTGTGCAGCTAGCCAGGCGCTGGCTGCGACGCATGGCCCAGCCATTCAGCCGCGAGGATCAGCTGGGTATCTCCCTGCTGACGCTCGCACAGCTGGAGAACATGGAGCAGGAGAAACTGGAGCGGCAGGCGCAGGGCAAAGAGGGCGTGGGCGGCCAGGTTCAGGAGTTGTAA
- the LOC108159875 gene encoding U6 snRNA-associated Sm-like protein LSm1, which produces MDDLNPLAGTAHLLEEVDKKLMVLLRDGRTLIGYLRSVDQFANLVLQRTIERIHVGNQYGDIPRGVFIIRGENVVLLGEIDREKEQKLPLKEISVDEILDAQRREQEQRQEKHRLVSKALKERGLAVNAELINEDFC; this is translated from the exons ATGGACGATCTCAACCCTTTGGCGGGCACAGCTCACCTCCTGGAAGAAGTAGACA AGAAACTGATGGTGCTCCTGCGAGATGGTCGTACCCTGATTGGCTACCTACGATCGGTGGATCAGTTTGCCAACTTGGTTTTGCAGCGCACCATTGAGAGGATACATGTGGGCAATCAATATGGCGACATTCCACGTGGAGTGTTTATAATCCGAGGGGAGAATGTTGTCCTATTGGGTGAAATT GATCGTGAAAAGGAACAGAAGCTGCCGCTCAAAGAGATATCTGTGGACGAAATACTGGATGCCCAACGACGCGAGCAGGAGCAGCGGCAAGAGAAGCATCGTCTGGTGTCTAAGGCACTCAAGGAGCGCGGGCTAGCCGTCAACGCGGAATTAATCAATGAGGATTTCTGctag
- the LOC108160834 gene encoding prominin-like protein, which translates to MFSNDNVASDGSGRRCVGRNRIEIGMALAEPPRERKFTGRGRKHHFVPLSVRGIHSVVLILVLLSLTMQNLAQDPDAETGTTGASGTESNNNADIVWREGYAGDGTTHEQLGQDHWPSVEYSPYLGSGNYSLDLTSSQKALSPVNTLTHFALRLFLSDLPPGYVTTTANNKLVLGPKVWKNDWAALLAQYWFLLVVVIFLLFCIIIIPFIGVCYCCFCCCLRCKQNKRSNEFRRRCLCSVCLALLVIGLMLGLFIMFIANKFLDRGLEDSNMTMKRASRDTCTFLKDVADHIYHLMVYNYQELDAHLDDQLNNAHDHIFLDLGDTSESTALAEMERILLNMPKALKIMLQVEALEKDIRFLGSLLRDGMRGQKRDLTYAAYALCHLPKCYKFNHDMGVISYDDSKCLHLDLIPNTTLFVEAMKQIIDDKLYLIPIRGMARLKKVKDIILKQMKLVLPPIFRSLTRSRIMLLDEAIKIRDLIDSMISDIHLNTLRTARTFDDVYEKFGEDRRTINIVIFLLIFIIIVILISALICGFLGPNRTMPGPPRVFSKGMAASCLFVAIIMIFCVFSFITLVGLFYLIIGLITYTSACAPLKNDQNIFRYLDPVIDINRYMSGSTEVRESFPTLPVSEAIRACNANESVFQLLRAKNIYDIDKLLNLEVFVDGFEDPPLFTGDLSNVELILEKEKLLLTDMRDGNLSEYHSILYSEHLCTKFIHTDIAILKKKTLLFSYDINTRYLKDWPGCLAYYLAAIDLFIYQDHILVPLTNAVNKLLEKVKEIDKLILYDNNNFGDSFKILMDAVERSENFIRNRGNEYINNLANNLSISVNLQIQEYIERVIREAENNVGHCKPLAYIYHQGASLICERLVDPINAFWLATLLCCMLLLPVLLVAHYLMCLYSKIYPSPIVAQLAAVEAARCPVCTGPPVMLAPANILSQDYRGKAGLTAPEELDRPLQVVPVRAASVAISKRKKD; encoded by the exons ATGTTTTCAAACGACAACGTGGCAAGCGACGGAAGCGGACGCCGATGCGTTGGGAGGAACCGTATCGAGATCGGAATGGCGCTGGCAGAACCTCCACGCGAAAGAAAATTCACAGGAAGAGGACGAAAGCATCACTTTGTTCCCCTTTCTGTTCGAGGCATCCATTCGGTGGTGCTGATCCTTGTGTTACTCTCACTTACTATGCAAAATTTGGCCCAGGATCCTGATGCAGAAACAGGAACAACTGGAGCCAGTGGTACTGAAAGTAATAATAATGCTGATATCGTTTGGCGCGAGGGGTACGCTGGCGACGGTACGACTCACGAGCAGCTCGGACAGGACCACTGGCCTTCCGTCGAGTACAGCCCATACCTTGGTTCCGGCAATTATTCCCTGGATCTAACCTCATCACAAAAAGCTCTGAGTCCCGTTAATACATTAACGCACTTCGCCTTGCGGTTGTTTTTGTCCGACCTGCCTCCGG GCTATGTTACGACGACGGCCAACAACAAGTTGGTTCTCGGCCCTAAGGTGTGGAAGAACGATTGGGCTGCTCTATTGGCTCAGTACTGGTTTCTGCTTGTTGTCGTGATATTCCTCCTCTTCTGTATAATTATCATTCCGTTTATTGG TGTTTGCTAttgctgcttttgctgctgcttacGTTGCAAGCAAAATAAGAGATCGAACGAGTTCCGGAGGCGTTGTCTTTGCAGCGTTTGCCTTGCCCTTCTCGTTATTGGCCTTAT GCTTGGTCTTTTCATAATGTTTATTGCGAACAAGTTTCTGGATCGCGGACTAGAAGACAGCAATATGACAATGAAACGTGCTAGCAGGGACACTTGCACCTTTTTAAAAGATGTGGCTGATCACATCTACCATTTGATGGTGTACAATTACCAGGAGCTGGATGCCCACCTCGATGACCAACTTAATA ACGCACATGATCACATATTCCTGGACCTGGGGGATACCTCCGAGAGTACTGCGCTAGCAGAAATGGAGCGCATCTTGCTCAACATGCCGAAAGCCCTTAAGATAATGTTGCAAGTGGAGGCCTTAGAGAAGGATATCCGTTTCTTAGGGTCCCTATTAAGAGACG GTATGCGGGGCCAGAAACGAGATCTTACCTACGCTGCTTATGCTTTGTGCCATTTGCCAAAATGCTATAAGTTCAACCATGACATGGGTGTAATTTCTTACGATGATTCAAAGTGCCTGCACTTAGACCTG ATTCCTAATACTACACTCTTTGTCGAAGCGATGAAACAAATTATTGACGACAAACTTTATCTGATCCCAATAAGGGGAATGGCCCGCTTAAAAAAGGTTAAGGACATTATCCTGAAACAGATGAAACTCGTTCTTCCGCCAATATTTCGAAGCCTTACTAGATCAAGGATAATGCTTCTGGATGAAGCTATAAAAATCCGCGACTTGATTGATTCTATGATCAGCGATATTCACCTAAACACACTGAGGACCGCAAGGACATTTGACGACGTCTACGAAAAGTTTGGCGAAGATCGCAGGACTATTAACATCGTCATTTTTTTGTTAATCTTTATA ATTATAGTAATCTTGATATCGGCCCTGATATGCGGCTTCTTAGGGCCTAACCGGACAATGCCAGGACCCCCTAGAGTATTCTCAAAGGGAATGGCTGCCTCATGTCTATTTGT CGCCATCATCATGATATTTTGTGTGTTCTCGTTCATCACGCTAGTTGGACTGTTCTACTTGATAATCGGTTTGATAACTTACACGAGCGCATGTGCTCCATTAAAAAATGATCAAAACATCTTCCGATATCTCGACCCCGTGATCGATATCAATCGCTACATGTCGGGGAGTACGGAAGTAAGGGAATCGTTTCCCACGCTGCCAGTGTCGGAGGCAATCAGGGCCTGCAATGCAAATGAGTCCGTATTTCAGCTGCTGAGAGCGAAGAATATTTACGACATAGACAAGTTGTTGAATTTGGAAGTATTCGTCGATGGCTTTGAAGATCCCCCTTTGTTCACTGGGGATTTATCCAATGTGGAGCTCATCCTGGAAAAAGAGAAATTACTTCTCACTGACATGCGTGACGGCAATTTGTCCGAATACCACAGCATCTTATACAGCGAGCATCTTTGCACCAAATTTATCCATACGGATATAGCCATACTAAAGAAAAAAACGTTGTTATTTTCTTATGATATAAACACAAGATATCTAAAAGATTGGCCAGGCTGCCTTGCTTACTACCTGGCTGCCATAGATCTATTTATTTACCAAGATCATATATTGGTCCCATTGACGAATGCCGTAAACAAATTATTGGAAAAAGTAAAGGAAATTGATAAGCTCATTCTATACGACAACAATAACTTTGGCGACTCTTTTAAAATACTGATGGACGCGGTTGAAAGGTCCGAGAACTTTATTAGGAATAGAGGCAACGAGTACATCAACAATCTCGCCAATAACCTTTCGATTTCGGTCAACCTTCAGATTCAAGAATATATCGAAAGAGTGATTAGGGAAGCGGAAAACAACGTAGGACACTGTAAGCCTCTGGCCTACATTTACCATCAAGGCGCTTCCTTAATTTGTGAACGTCTAGTCGATCCGATA AACGCATTTTGGCTGGCCACTCTTCTTTGCTGCATGCTTCTCCTGCCCGTACTCCTGGTAGCCCATTATCTGATGTGCTTGTACTCTAAAATCTATCCGTCTCCGATTGTCGCTCAATTAGCAGCAGTAGAAGCAGCAAG ATGTCCAGTTTGCACAGGTCCGCCGGTCATGCTAGCGCCGGCAAATATTTTGTCACAAGATTACCGCGGCAAGGCTGGGCTCACAGCTCCAGAAGAGTTGGACAGGCCGCTACAAGTTGTTCCAGTCAGAGCGGCATCTGTAGCGATCAGCAAACGTAAGAAAGACTAG